The stretch of DNA CAAACCACAAATGCGTTCGGCAGCAGGGTTAAGACGGATAATATAACCATTTTGGTCTGAAACAAATATTTCTTCATCAAGGTTCTCAAAAATTTTTTCATACTCTAAAAGTGTTTCTTTAATGTCCTGATTGTAGTCCAAAAACGATTCAATTAATTGTTTAATTTTTGACAGATCATCAATAATGCCTGTAATAGATTTTGATTCATCAATTAATACAATTACTTCTGCATCAATACTTTGCAAATCTATAAACTCAATATCTTGTAAATACACTGCAAATTGGATAGAAGGAGTCATGTTATCTATATTAATTTGGGAACAATCTATATTCTTTAAATAATCTCTGCAAAGGGCGGAAACATTAAACACCCTATTGACTAACCCATTATTTGTTAAAACGATATATCGAATATTTTCCGCTAGCATATCCTCATCTATATTAATTAAATTCCCAGTTTCTTGCAAAACAATAAATTCCTTTCCAGCAATATCATAAGGCATAAGCATATAAATTCCACCCACTAGTTTACTTTTAGACCATTTTGTTAGTAGAAGGATTTGGCGGGGAGTCCGGGAGTTACACCCGGCTGCATAGATTTAGAGTCTATGTGATCCTTCCGATCAACCCCCCGTAATATTAAAAGTTCTTATTTAAGAACCATTGCCAACATTGTAGCAACTCCTATTTGAAGTGGATCATGTACAAGGCGTGAACTGTATTCTATTCTGCTTTCCGGTGTAAGTCCAAGGGGTACTCCTGGTGCTGCAATTGCAGCTCTCGGATGTAAATAGTTTCGATCCAAAAAATCTGCTTGGGGTGTAGCATCTAAAATGTATTGATAATTTGGCAGTATCTTATATAAGTCCCTTTCTACACAAACGCCTGATAAATCTATAACCTTAGACTGATCAGAATCGACTACTGTTACATAAGCGCCAAATTCCTTTAGAATATCAATAGCTGCGCGTCCTACGGGTCCAGCGCCAATAACTAAAGCTTTTTTACCTTTTAATCCTGAGGCAAGTCCGTAAAGTACTGAACCAAATCCTCGTCCTGTCGCTTCAGTATTATCAATCAGATGTCCATTAAACTTGTTAAATGCCAAGAAACGGTTATCATCAGCCATGAACAATACACTTGCACCCTGTTCTAGACCCTCTGCAAACCCTGCAACATCAGTCGCTTCCGAAATAAAAACTTCAAAGCCCAAATATTTGATAATAGCAGCGACAGATTGTACGAAGCCACCTATCAAACCTTTTCCTGCAGTAATAGGGATGACTGCAATCGAGTGATCTTTTACTAATGTATCAAAATATGTAACTTTTATCCCAGCTGCCTTACAGGCAATTTCCTTTAAACTATATCCTAATTTAGACAGTAATTCATCTTCATAATCACGAAGTTCTGTCTCCAAACCAAGCAGGTTAGTTTCTGTAAGTCTGGTCAAATTAGATTCCTCCTTATCTGGTTTAGAGCTAAATGTTCAAAAGGGAACCGTCTAAATAAGTTAAGCCACGCCCTACCCGGCGTATATTACGGTGTCCCTGCAAGGTCATAGCTAACCGTTCCAAACCAAAGCCAATTCCGACCCACGGCTCAAATATACCCCATTGCTCATCCATCTTCAAAGGACCAAAAGCCCCGGAACCCAATTCCAAATCGTCGAAAACAACATCCACTGTGATTCCATATATTTCCGATTCAGTTTCTACAAATTCATAATTTTTTACCCCAATTTCTTCCATAACCAATGAGCCTAATTCTTTTAAGCGTTCCGTTTGTTTACCCTTATCCACACCTAGTTCTACAAGGTTAAGCATAGTGAATTCATTTAAATGCTGTGCCCCCTGCGATTCTTTTCGAAAGCATGGACCTATCTCAAAAATTCGCACAGGTTTGGACCATAATCTATCCAATATTTTTAAATAATGATATAGATTAGGCGCCAGCATCGGACGCAAACATTTATTGTTATCCACCCAAAAAACCTGTTTATATAAAGGATGTTCGGGCGTAATTGTCATTTTGTGAAGCATTGCTTTAGGCAATATGATTGGAGTATTGACCTGAACAAATCCAGTTTTACAGAGTAAATTGGAAAGCTGGATTTCCAAACTGGAAAGCAAAGGACGATGAATAACTTCTTTTAGTTCAAGTAAATGGTCTTTGTTCTTTTTGACCAGTTCTTTTTCGATTTTCTGAAACGTTTGGTCCCTCTTTTGCTTATCCTGAAATCTTAGGTCCAGAA from Desulfoscipio gibsoniae DSM 7213 encodes:
- the pylSc gene encoding pyrrolysine--tRNA(Pyl) ligase large subunit, whose translation is MINWSISQKQKLIELNGKSELLDLRFQDKQKRDQTFQKIEKELVKKNKDHLLELKEVIHRPLLSSLEIQLSNLLCKTGFVQVNTPIILPKAMLHKMTITPEHPLYKQVFWVDNNKCLRPMLAPNLYHYLKILDRLWSKPVRIFEIGPCFRKESQGAQHLNEFTMLNLVELGVDKGKQTERLKELGSLVMEEIGVKNYEFVETESEIYGITVDVVFDDLELGSGAFGPLKMDEQWGIFEPWVGIGFGLERLAMTLQGHRNIRRVGRGLTYLDGSLLNI
- the pylD gene encoding 3-methylornithyl-N6-L-lysine dehydrogenase PylD, with the translated sequence MTRLTETNLLGLETELRDYEDELLSKLGYSLKEIACKAAGIKVTYFDTLVKDHSIAVIPITAGKGLIGGFVQSVAAIIKYLGFEVFISEATDVAGFAEGLEQGASVLFMADDNRFLAFNKFNGHLIDNTEATGRGFGSVLYGLASGLKGKKALVIGAGPVGRAAIDILKEFGAYVTVVDSDQSKVIDLSGVCVERDLYKILPNYQYILDATPQADFLDRNYLHPRAAIAAPGVPLGLTPESRIEYSSRLVHDPLQIGVATMLAMVLK